A portion of the Ferrimonas lipolytica genome contains these proteins:
- a CDS encoding DEAD/DEAH box helicase, whose translation MPFSRLGLIEPLVQSVTDAGYNKPTSIQEKAIPVVLRGDNLIAAAQTGTGKTASFVLPILQQLSSAETKRKKRIRALIIAPTRELVVQVAASVNTYAKHLNLTALAMYGGVDAKQQRQALVDGVDILVATPGRLLDMYTRRAVHFDEVEVLVLDEADKMLDMGFIDDIDDIVAKLPSERQSLLFSATLSKKVRALAKNAVDHPVEISIAAAQASKPNIEQWLTTVDKDKKSALLSHLIQTTPWQQALIFIETKHGAAKLVSQLEKRGIVADCIHSGRTQEIREQILADFKAGKINYLVATGVAARGIDIDNLERVVNYDLPFPADEYVHRIGRTGRAGAQGEAVSLVSKDDFKNLCMIESRLDHLIERRQIEGFAPRKVVPVSVLNFVPKAKRKPTAE comes from the coding sequence ATGCCATTCTCCCGCCTTGGACTTATCGAACCGCTCGTGCAATCAGTTACCGATGCCGGCTATAACAAACCTACTTCGATTCAAGAGAAAGCCATCCCAGTCGTTTTACGGGGTGACAACCTTATCGCTGCCGCACAAACCGGTACCGGTAAAACAGCCAGCTTTGTATTGCCAATCTTGCAGCAACTATCAAGCGCTGAAACCAAGCGAAAGAAACGCATTAGAGCGTTGATCATCGCCCCAACCCGCGAGCTAGTGGTTCAAGTTGCGGCCAGCGTAAACACCTACGCTAAGCACCTCAACCTAACCGCTTTAGCAATGTATGGTGGCGTTGATGCCAAACAACAACGGCAGGCATTGGTCGACGGTGTTGATATCCTAGTGGCCACACCTGGTCGGCTACTGGATATGTACACCCGCCGCGCGGTTCATTTCGACGAAGTGGAAGTATTGGTACTCGACGAAGCCGACAAGATGCTCGATATGGGCTTTATCGACGACATTGACGATATTGTTGCCAAGCTGCCAAGCGAACGTCAGTCATTGCTGTTTAGCGCAACATTATCCAAAAAAGTCCGCGCATTGGCGAAGAATGCGGTTGATCACCCGGTAGAGATCAGCATCGCCGCGGCGCAGGCCAGTAAGCCAAATATCGAACAATGGCTTACTACCGTTGATAAAGACAAAAAATCTGCCCTACTGAGTCACCTAATCCAAACAACGCCTTGGCAACAGGCACTGATCTTTATCGAAACCAAACACGGCGCCGCCAAATTAGTAAGCCAGTTAGAGAAACGCGGGATTGTTGCCGACTGTATCCACAGTGGCCGCACCCAAGAGATCCGTGAGCAGATCTTGGCGGACTTTAAAGCTGGCAAGATAAACTATTTAGTGGCTACTGGGGTTGCTGCGCGCGGTATCGACATTGATAACCTAGAGCGAGTGGTCAACTACGATCTGCCTTTTCCTGCCGATGAATACGTCCACCGTATAGGACGAACTGGCCGTGCCGGTGCCCAAGGTGAGGCGGTATCGTTAGTGTCTAAAGATGACTTCAAGAACCTGTGCATGATCGAAAGTCGTCTGGATCATTTGATTGAACGACGCCAAATAGAAGGTTTTGCACCACGCAAAGTGGTGCCAGTTTCGGTACTTAACTTCGTCCCGAAGGCTAAACGTAAGCCCACCGCCGAGTAA
- a CDS encoding ammonia-forming cytochrome c nitrite reductase subunit c552, with product MKRLNKLALSLAIAAICGSAIAKNSPADYSNPTWKDKYPEQYASWASTEESTDKGDILADNPNAVILFGGYGFAKDYNKPRGHQYAVTDLTRSLRTGGPMDSSEGPMAASCWGCKTPDMIRMYDQVGEADFSDKKWGAWGHEMSNSIGCADCHDAETGKPTPARPFAMRGFEAAGEKFEDQEDNIKAAMTCAQCHVEYHFDGADHKKVKFPWDGGQNPDAMLAYYDAKNFKDWTHKISKAPMLKAQHPEWETWKVSVHAEMDVTCIDCHMPKQENAKGVEFSNHNVGNAIGNFEAVCADCHDTKADMVELLRANKAEVHSAQAAAEVVITKAHFDAAAAWEAGADEAEMKASLMDIRHAQWRWDYAIASHGIHAHNPSLALEQLAQAKAIGEQARAKLKAILAKHGVNEVTYPDYSTKAKAQVLVGLDKAKLDAQKKKFLEERVQKEWPVKVQY from the coding sequence ATGAAGCGCCTTAACAAGCTTGCTTTATCATTAGCCATCGCAGCCATTTGTGGTAGCGCGATAGCCAAAAATAGTCCTGCTGATTACAGCAACCCAACCTGGAAAGATAAATACCCAGAGCAGTACGCGTCGTGGGCGAGCACAGAAGAATCGACCGATAAGGGCGATATTCTGGCTGATAACCCGAATGCGGTAATTCTGTTTGGCGGCTATGGCTTCGCAAAAGACTACAACAAGCCTCGCGGTCACCAATACGCTGTTACCGATCTAACCCGCAGTTTGCGTACTGGTGGGCCAATGGATAGCAGCGAAGGACCGATGGCTGCAAGCTGCTGGGGTTGTAAAACACCAGACATGATCCGTATGTATGACCAAGTGGGCGAAGCTGACTTCTCCGATAAAAAGTGGGGCGCTTGGGGCCACGAAATGAGCAACAGCATCGGTTGTGCCGATTGTCACGATGCTGAAACGGGCAAGCCAACACCGGCTCGTCCATTTGCGATGCGCGGTTTTGAAGCTGCGGGCGAAAAGTTTGAAGACCAAGAAGACAACATTAAAGCGGCAATGACCTGTGCCCAATGTCACGTCGAATATCACTTTGATGGCGCCGACCACAAGAAAGTGAAGTTCCCTTGGGATGGCGGTCAAAACCCTGATGCGATGTTGGCTTATTACGACGCCAAGAACTTTAAAGATTGGACCCACAAGATCTCTAAAGCTCCAATGCTGAAAGCCCAGCACCCAGAATGGGAAACTTGGAAGGTTTCAGTACACGCCGAAATGGACGTTACCTGTATCGATTGTCATATGCCGAAACAGGAAAACGCAAAGGGTGTTGAGTTCAGCAACCACAACGTTGGTAATGCCATTGGTAACTTTGAAGCGGTTTGTGCCGATTGTCATGATACCAAGGCTGACATGGTTGAGCTGCTACGTGCTAACAAAGCTGAAGTTCACTCTGCTCAAGCTGCGGCTGAAGTGGTAATTACTAAGGCTCACTTCGATGCAGCTGCCGCTTGGGAAGCTGGTGCTGATGAAGCAGAGATGAAGGCATCGTTGATGGATATTCGTCATGCTCAGTGGCGTTGGGATTACGCTATTGCTTCGCATGGCATCCACGCTCACAACCCAAGCTTAGCGCTGGAGCAGTTGGCTCAAGCGAAAGCGATTGGCGAGCAAGCCCGCGCTAAACTGAAGGCTATCTTGGCTAAGCACGGCGTTAATGAAGTGACCTACCCGGATTACTCCACTAAAGCCAAAGCGCAGGTATTGGTTGGTTTGGATAAAGCCAAATTAGACGCGCAAAAGAAGAAGTTCTTAGAAGAGCGTGTGCAGAAAGAGTGGCCAGTTAAGGTTCAGTACTGA
- a CDS encoding GGDEF domain-containing protein: MNPLLNYSQSDNTQGADFVEHEIEQIIVTFAVIGIVAVALMGTLCAYLGNYQLVFFDLIAGTIFLLVLKFRSNYRLASTILLFNLYGLLITLIYSGGFGGTGPIWMLIAPPVTFFLSGLTLGVVNISLFLVGAIVAYFFGYVGQANQILSPELALRVLLCFILVTLLSATYEYFKHKYSSRLSQLVKYNEALANLDPLTNLSNRRFTLKRLEELFQQEKDSTASFALLLIDVDNFKSINDRFGHDVGDQVLIQLSSIFQKAVRKSDIVCRWGGEEFLIVLTDASKYSAVQLTERLHHAVNSHNFINEQQLAVTVSVGVQLVEEADASITESIKQADLHLYKAKAMGKNTSKYNFENA; encoded by the coding sequence ATGAATCCTCTACTCAACTATAGCCAGAGCGATAATACTCAAGGCGCCGACTTTGTCGAACATGAAATTGAACAGATAATTGTCACATTCGCAGTTATTGGCATCGTGGCGGTGGCATTAATGGGAACGCTATGTGCTTATTTAGGCAACTATCAATTAGTGTTCTTTGATTTAATTGCCGGAACCATTTTTCTGCTGGTATTGAAATTTCGTTCGAACTATCGTCTCGCCTCAACGATACTACTATTTAACCTTTATGGGTTATTAATTACGTTAATATACTCCGGCGGTTTTGGCGGTACTGGCCCTATCTGGATGCTGATCGCGCCACCGGTCACCTTTTTCCTCTCTGGCTTAACCCTTGGCGTAGTTAACATCAGCTTATTCCTAGTTGGCGCTATCGTTGCCTACTTCTTCGGTTATGTTGGCCAAGCCAACCAAATACTCTCGCCGGAACTAGCGTTACGAGTATTGCTATGTTTCATTCTTGTTACGCTACTCAGCGCTACCTATGAGTATTTCAAGCACAAATACAGTTCACGCTTATCACAGCTGGTTAAGTATAATGAAGCGCTCGCTAATCTTGACCCATTAACTAACCTAAGTAATAGGCGTTTCACCCTAAAACGGCTCGAAGAGCTATTTCAACAAGAGAAAGACTCCACGGCTTCGTTCGCATTGCTGTTGATTGATGTTGATAATTTCAAGTCAATTAATGACCGCTTTGGCCATGACGTCGGTGATCAGGTCCTTATACAATTAAGTAGCATCTTTCAAAAAGCCGTTCGAAAAAGTGACATCGTGTGCCGCTGGGGGGGCGAAGAGTTTCTGATAGTACTAACCGATGCCAGTAAATACAGTGCGGTGCAACTCACCGAACGGTTGCACCATGCAGTTAACAGCCATAACTTTATCAATGAACAGCAACTGGCGGTCACGGTAAGTGTAGGCGTACAACTGGTAGAGGAAGCCGATGCCAGCATTACTGAGAGCATTAAACAAGCGGATCTGCACCTATATAAAGCCAAGGCGATGGGCAAGAACACCAGCAAATATAACTTTGAAAATGCCTAA